The Gemmatimonadota bacterium genome has a window encoding:
- a CDS encoding aspartate aminotransferase family protein produces MTDYQAMENQASMGILPKRDVVIVRGSGARLWDSDGKEYIDCIGGIGTANVGHCHPAVTEAVARQAERLVICPDTFYNDLRAELATALTRVAPEGLDRLFLCNSGTEAVEAAFKFARVATGRTGIIAAQRGFHGRTFGSLSATWNPKYRAPFEPLVPGFTHVKYNDATAMEESIGDETAAVILEVVQGEGGVRIGDGAYLNRVADLCRERGALFIVDEVQTGFGRTGALFACEHHGLRPDMLCLAKAMAGGLPVGATLCAETVRDVPAMSHGNTFGGSPVVCAAGLATLRVLEEEGLVENARENGAYFQDALAALDAPFVREIRGVGLIIGVEMKGRVTPVLRGLMERGVMALPAGNTVLRFLPPLTISREEIDQVVETVGAVLGLLEGSSAGRRAGSSQVAAPETE; encoded by the coding sequence ATGACTGACTACCAGGCCATGGAAAACCAGGCGTCGATGGGCATTCTGCCCAAGCGGGACGTGGTGATCGTCCGGGGCAGCGGCGCCCGCCTTTGGGACAGTGACGGCAAGGAGTACATCGATTGCATCGGCGGGATCGGCACGGCCAACGTAGGCCACTGCCATCCGGCCGTGACGGAGGCGGTCGCGCGGCAGGCGGAGCGGCTCGTGATCTGTCCGGACACCTTCTACAACGACCTCCGGGCGGAACTGGCCACGGCCCTGACCCGGGTCGCCCCGGAGGGGCTGGACCGGCTTTTCCTGTGCAATTCAGGTACGGAGGCGGTGGAAGCAGCGTTTAAATTCGCCCGTGTCGCCACGGGCCGGACCGGCATCATCGCGGCCCAGCGCGGATTTCACGGACGTACCTTCGGGTCCCTGAGCGCGACCTGGAATCCCAAGTACCGCGCCCCCTTCGAACCCCTCGTTCCCGGTTTCACCCACGTGAAATACAACGATGCCACCGCCATGGAGGAATCCATCGGCGACGAGACGGCCGCGGTGATCCTGGAGGTGGTGCAGGGCGAGGGTGGCGTTCGCATCGGAGACGGTGCGTATCTGAACCGCGTGGCGGACCTGTGCCGGGAGCGTGGCGCCCTGTTCATCGTGGACGAAGTACAGACCGGATTCGGGAGGACGGGCGCCCTGTTCGCCTGCGAGCACCATGGCCTGCGTCCGGACATGCTCTGCCTGGCCAAGGCCATGGCCGGCGGCCTGCCCGTGGGCGCGACGCTCTGCGCCGAAACGGTCCGGGATGTCCCCGCCATGTCCCACGGCAACACCTTCGGCGGCAGTCCGGTGGTCTGCGCGGCCGGCCTGGCCACGCTACGCGTGCTTGAGGAGGAAGGACTCGTCGAAAATGCCCGGGAGAACGGCGCGTACTTCCAGGATGCCCTCGCGGCGCTGGATGCGCCTTTCGTCCGGGAGATCAGGGGCGTGGGCCTGATCATCGGCGTCGAGATGAAGGGACGGGTCACCCCCGTCCTCCGCGGACTCATGGAACGCGGCGTGATGGCCCTGCCCGCGGGCAACACGGTGCTGCGCTTCCTTCCGCCCCTGACGATTTCCAGGGAGGAGATCGATCAGGTCGTGGAGACCGTGGGCGCGGTGCTGGGATTGTTGGAGGGAAGTTCGGCGGGCCGCCGGGCCGGATCCAGCCAGGTAGCCGCCCCGGAGACCGAATGA
- a CDS encoding [LysW]-aminoadipate kinase, with amino-acid sequence MIVVKTGGSRGINLDCVLEDIARQTEPLVLVHGASDELNQISEQLGKPPRMVTSPSGYTSRVTDQETLDIFTMVYCGKRNTRIVEKLQQLGVNAVGLSGVDGRLLEGRRKPNIRIVEDGRTKILRDDYTGRVEKANVSLLTTLLDQGYLPVVSPPAISYEGEVINIDGDRAAAVIADALGAERLVILSNTPGFLEDADDESTLIPRIARDEIDREIETHARDRMKKKLLGAKEALEVGVGQVILGDGRIPEPVTAALRGAGTVIG; translated from the coding sequence ATGATTGTGGTGAAGACGGGCGGAAGCCGGGGCATCAACCTGGATTGCGTTCTGGAGGACATCGCCCGGCAGACCGAACCGCTGGTGCTGGTGCACGGCGCTTCCGACGAATTGAACCAGATCTCCGAGCAACTGGGCAAGCCGCCCCGCATGGTCACGTCGCCGTCGGGATACACGAGCCGGGTCACCGATCAGGAAACCTTGGACATCTTCACCATGGTGTACTGCGGAAAGCGCAACACCCGCATCGTCGAGAAACTGCAGCAGCTGGGGGTCAACGCCGTCGGCCTGAGCGGTGTGGACGGCCGCCTGCTCGAGGGCCGCCGGAAGCCCAATATCCGCATCGTGGAGGACGGCAGGACGAAGATCCTGCGGGACGACTACACCGGCCGGGTAGAAAAGGCGAATGTCTCGCTTCTGACCACGCTCCTCGACCAGGGCTACCTGCCCGTCGTCAGTCCCCCCGCCATCAGCTACGAAGGCGAGGTGATCAACATTGACGGGGACCGGGCGGCCGCCGTGATCGCCGATGCCCTCGGCGCGGAACGGCTGGTCATACTGTCCAACACGCCGGGATTCCTCGAGGATGCGGACGATGAAAGTACGCTGATACCCCGGATAGCCCGCGACGAAATCGACCGGGAGATCGAGACCCATGCCAGGGACCGTATGAAGAAGAAGCTGCTCGGCGCGAAGGAGGCGCTGGAGGTCGGCGTAGGCCAGGTGATCCTGGGGGACGGCCGGATACCCGAACCGGTCACGGCGGCCCTGCGCGGTGCGGGCACGGTGATCGGGTAG